The following DNA comes from Hordeum vulgare subsp. vulgare chromosome 3H, MorexV3_pseudomolecules_assembly, whole genome shotgun sequence.
TCTGCCTTACCATGAACTTCTATTGGTGTTGATTTGTATTTACTCGGACTTGCTATTGTTCATACTCTGTCTGAGTTTGGTGAGGCACTAATCCCAAATACATGCAATAAAATGTGTGATCACCCCAGTTTCATCTCTGTCCATTTGATTGAGTAACCTCCTGCCTCCTGGTTGGCGCATGAGTGTCTGGTTGGTGCATGAATGTGTTACAGTATGTACTCGTAGCTATCTGACTAACTACAACCCTCCTATTTTTCTTTCTGTGAGAAGAGAAGCCTAAGCTGAAAGAACTCCCCCCCCTCCCCTTTTCTTGTTCACCTCTGTAGCTATCTGACTAAGTACAACCCTCCTATTTTTCTATCTATACTGTGCGTCCAATTGCTGTTATTATTTGTGGTTGTACTAATCATGGTGCTCTGTTCTCCTCATCTTTTCAGTTAAACTATTTGCACGATGAGAGTAGAGGACAAAAAAAGATCCCTAACAGTTGCCCCCTTTGAGTGCGCTTGGGGCGAGGAGTTCCGGTTTGTGGAGGCTGGGCGTGGGTGCATTGCGTTTGAGGCATCTGCCCAGAATGATGTTACCCTGGTGTTCCGTGAACAGCTTGGGAGCCAACACTACCACTACAAAATGGACAGCAGTCGTCATTACGCTGTCATCTTGGGTAGCCATAGGAACAAAAGGTTGAAGATTGAAGTGGACGGAAGGACCGTTGTCGATGAAGCTGGAGTCGGCCTATGCCGCTCATCATCTTTCCAGAGCTACTGGATCAGCATCTACGATGGCTTGATAAGCATTGGACAAGGAAGGCATCCAAACAACAATGTCCTTTTCCAGTGGCTTGACCCTGATCCCAACCGAAAAGTTCAGTATGTCGGTTTATCCAGCTGGGACAAGCACGTGGGCTACCGAAATATAAGCGTGCTTCCATCAGCTCCTCAAAACAGCATCCGTTGGAGCCAAATTGAGTATGCATATGCTGAGCGGCTTGGGGAAGGTGGTCATAATAAAAATGAAGAATCAAAAGATGGCTGTGATCAAAGGGTAATTGCAGACTTTCTTGAGAGCTGGGATTTCTCTGATGCTATGTTTGTTGTTGGCAGTGAAAGAAAGGTTGTCCCTGCACACAAAATCGTCTTGGCTGCTTCTGGAGAGTTTGCTTTTATCTCAATGAGTGGAACTGCCATCGAGCTTCCGTCATTCTCCTACCCAGTTCTCCGCTCGTTTCTTGAGTATATCTATACAGGGTCTACTCAGGTAAGCTTTGATTTGTTTAAAATGCTATTATATAGAAATTGAGCAAGGGTGGAGACTGTTAATGTGTAGCGTGTTCTTATTTTTGGATTAATGCAGATTGCGGAGTCGCAACTGAATTCACTGCTGGAGTTGAGCTTAAAATTTGAAGTTAAACCTTTGGTAAAACATTGCGAAGAAATGCTCGACTGTTTTACTAAGTTGGACAATGATCTCTCTGTGTCTAGTAGAGACTTAGAAGTATCAAGTAGTGGATCTCAAGCTCATCAAGTTGACTATTTCCCTTTCAAGGCTCCAGTGAGTGTTCAGAAAATCAAACAATTCCTTGCAAGTGGTGAACATAGTGATATAAATATCTTTATTAGTGGACAAGGTTTTGTTGCCAAGGCTCACAAACTCGTCCTTAGCTTGTGGAGCATGCCATTCGCCAAGGTACATCTTCTTCCCGACATTGTATTTGTTTCTGACTTTTTCTTTATTGGTCTACAATATTCACATTTTGGCATAGTGCATCAAACTTAGTGTAATCAAAGATACTAGTATGCTTATGCAGATGTTCACAAATGGGATGAAAGAAAGCAGTGCTCCGAATGTATTTTTCGAAGATGCTTCTGCTGAAGCATTTTCTCTCCTCCTTCAGTTTATGTACAGTGGGGAACTTAAAGTGGATAACCGGTATGTCACACCTGCATTGGTTCAGCTGCTCTTATTAGCAGATCAGTTCAGCATCACTGTTCTTCAGTTTGAGTGCTGTAAAAGAATTATGGAATTCCTTTCAGAGGTACCTTTGCTTTCTCTTACATAGAATGGTAAACCAAGTGATGCAATTTAATAACTTTTATCTGTTGCTATTCAAGACTTGACGTGGGCCTGTGGTGGTTGTAGAAGTGGGGCCATTAGCCTCAGAATTCAATTCTTTGAGATATTGATACAACTTTCCATCTGCATTATACATGCAGGATTCGACTGTTCTACTGGAAGAAGCTTATTTTTCCGAATTTAAGGGATATGGCTTGTGCACATTTGGTGAATTTGCTAGCTGGCTCGGCATAGACTGACCCCTGAAAGTTTATTGCAGGATACGGTATGTTCAGTATTGCAAGCAGTGTCATCAATACCATCTTGTAAACTGCTTGAAGAAATGTGCAAACAGAATTTTGCAACGCACTTTGATTATTGCACAACTGCCTGCACGGACTTTGTGCTGTTAGATGAGGCAACATTTAAGGATATTCTTCAGGCAAGTTGGAATactgttttcatttcatcaacTGCCTTGCAATCGCGCCAAATACGAACCACGTCCATGAGAAAATAGATATAGGGTGACCAGACCACCGAGATTGAGCATCACATTTGAAAGCTGTAATAGATTGCTTCAACTGTCACCTCCCACAAGTGCAGCGATGTGActagaaacaacttaaggattatAACTGTGTTGATAAAGCTCTTCAAAAGAACTCTCATATCTAATTTTGGACTTCTCCTACCAAGCAAAGGCTTCTTCCTGTAGTCTTTGTGAAATGGTAACTTTTCGGTAGTAATCCAATCCTACAATTGTTGGGTGGAATCTGTTGATCAACCTGCACTTGTagaaacagaagaaaaaagaatgtcATGTGGTTGGGTATGGATGGTGAAAGCTCTCTTTTCTTGGTTTTGCCAACATATGCTGAACATCAGTTGTATCTCTGGTGCATGTATTGAAGTTAAGGATTACATAGTTGAATATATCTGTATGGAACTGCATGCTAAGTTTCTTACGAGTTGCGAAATGGCATGCATAACATTTGTCCTAAATGGACTGCGTTGCTGAGAAGTTTAGCTAGTTTTTCTTGTCGACATTGGTCATATTAGTAGTAATTTTGCAGCAAGGTGATATGACTGTGACATCGGAAGAGAAGGTTCTGGATGCCATCTTAACATGGTGTATGGAGGCTTGTGAAACTTTTTACTGGAGTTCTGTAGATAAGCTATTAAGCACTTCAACACCAGAGCAGCTCTTTGGAGAGAGGCTGACCGCTATCAATACTTTACTACCATTTGTGCGGTTCCCTTTAATGCCGCCGTCTCTCCTTCAGCGGGTACTACCGTTTGTTTTTATATTGTCCTATCATTGCTCAGTTTTAACCTTCTGCTGAATGTTTGTTTTGCTCCTAATAAACACTTGTTGGTTCTCTGCAGATGGAGAAAAGTAACCTAGCAAAGCACATACAACTGTTCAGACAGTTGGTTAGTAATTCTGTATCCATTTTTTTTGGCACGCCAGGGTATGTTATCCTACACAGGAACTGTACATCTGATTTGCTTCTTGGATAACAGGTTGCAGAAGCCATTGAGTTCTCTAATGCTGGTCCATGGATGATGATGGCAAACAAATGGTCAGTATATGTTAATGCATTGATCAAGTTCAGTAAGAGTTGGTATGCCTGAATATTTATGATCCTTAAACCTTCCAGTGAGAGATTTCTACATAGACGCTCAAGCTATAGAGAGCTTCAGTATATTTCTGATGGTGATAACAATGGTGTAATCTACTATGCTGGGACGTCATTCGGGAAGCATCAATGGATCAATCCTGTTTTAGCCAAGGTATGAGGGAGGTTTGTGTTTGTGAGTATTCAACATAGCAGAAGCTTAGGTTTTCAGTGGCTCTAATTCTCTGCAACCAGAATATCACTGTGACAGCAAGCAGCCCAAATTCAAGGTACACGGATCCAAAGGCTCTGGTTTCAAAAAATTACCAGGTATTGATGTTGCTGAGAATGCTtggaaaacatatttttttagtAATAATTTTCCATTGCATGGGATCACATGTTGGGACACATGACATCAGGGGACTTGTTTTGCTGGGCCTCGTGACGAAGATGGAAAGAAGTGTTCTTGGTGGATGGTAGACATTGGACAGGACCACCAGGTTGTTTAtgtgaaaaaataaaagaaaaaggttcTTCTGTCTGATTGCAAAGACGTTAATTTATTGTGTGGTTTTTGTGCAGCTTATGTGCAACTACTACACGGTGAGGCAGGATGGCTCAACAGCGTTCATGAGATCTTGGG
Coding sequences within:
- the LOC123445451 gene encoding BTB/POZ domain-containing protein At2g30600 isoform X1 — encoded protein: MRVEDKKRSLTVAPFECAWGEEFRFVEAGRGCIAFEASAQNDVTLVFREQLGSQHYHYKMDSSRHYAVILGSHRNKRLKIEVDGRTVVDEAGVGLCRSSSFQSYWISIYDGLISIGQGRHPNNNVLFQWLDPDPNRKVQYVGLSSWDKHVGYRNISVLPSAPQNSIRWSQIEYAYAERLGEGGHNKNEESKDGCDQRVIADFLESWDFSDAMFVVGSERKVVPAHKIVLAASGEFAFISMSGTAIELPSFSYPVLRSFLEYIYTGSTQIAESQLNSLLELSLKFEVKPLVKHCEEMLDCFTKLDNDLSVSSRDLEVSSSGSQAHQVDYFPFKAPVSVQKIKQFLASGEHSDINIFISGQGFVAKAHKLVLSLWSMPFAKMFTNGMKESSAPNVFFEDASAEAFSLLLQFMYSGELKVDNRYVTPALVQLLLLADQFSITVLQFECCKRIMEFLSEDTVCSVLQAVSSIPSCKLLEEMCKQNFATHFDYCTTACTDFVLLDEATFKDILQQGDMTVTSEEKVLDAILTWCMEACETFYWSSVDKLLSTSTPEQLFGERLTAINTLLPFVRFPLMPPSLLQRMEKSNLAKHIQLFRQLVAEAIEFSNAGPWMMMANKCERFLHRRSSYRELQYISDGDNNGVIYYAGTSFGKHQWINPVLAKNITVTASSPNSRYTDPKALVSKNYQGTCFAGPRDEDGKKCSWWMVDIGQDHQLMCNYYTVRQDGSTAFMRSWVLQGSMDGENWTSLIVHEDERAICQPGQFASWPITGPSALLPFRFFRLALTGLTTSNTWNLCICFLELYGYFR
- the LOC123445451 gene encoding BTB/POZ domain-containing protein At2g30600 isoform X2 — encoded protein: MRVEDKKRSLTVAPFECAWGEEFRFVEAGRGCIAFEASAQNDVTLVFREQLGSQHYHYKMDSSRHYAVILGSHRNKRLKIEVDGRTVVDEAGVGLCRSSSFQSYWISIYDGLISIGQGRHPNNNVLFQWLDPDPNRKVQYVGLSSWDKHVGYRNISVLPSAPQNSIRWSQIEYAYAERLGEGGHNKNEESKDGCDQRVIADFLESWDFSDAMFVVGSERKVVPAHKIVLAASGEFAFISMSGTAIELPSFSYPVLRSFLEYIYTGSTQIAESQLNSLLELSLKFEVKPLVKHCEEMLDCFTKLDNDLSVSSRDLEVSSSGSQAHQVDYFPFKAPVSVQKIKQFLASGEHSDINIFISGQGFVAKAHKLVLSLWSMPFAKMFTNGMKESSAPNVFFEDASAEAFSLLLQFMYSGELKVDNRYVTPALVQLLLLADQFSITVLQFECCKRIMEFLSEDTVCSVLQAVSSIPSCKLLEEMCKQNFATHFDYCTTACTDFVLLDEATFKDILQQGDMTVTSEEKVLDAILTWCMEACETFYWSSVDKLLSTSTPEQLFGERLTAINTLLPFVRFPLMPPSLLQRMEKSNLAKHIQLFRQLVAEAIEFSNAGPWMMMANKCERFLHRRSSYRELQYISDGDNNGVIYYAGTSFGKHQWINPVLAKQAAQIQGTRIQRLWFQKITRGLVLLGLVTKMERSVLGGW